The proteins below come from a single Mangifera indica cultivar Alphonso chromosome 16, CATAS_Mindica_2.1, whole genome shotgun sequence genomic window:
- the LOC123199588 gene encoding disease resistance protein RUN1-like yields the protein MRRASHLMASSSSSSVTHISASHLMASSSSSSSITPRLENEVFLSFYGEDTRKKITSHLYEALSRKKLKTFIDDNLVRAEEISPSLLKTIKHSKISVIIFSKGYASSRWCLIELETIVKCYKKYNQIVLPVFYEVDPSDVRNQTGDVRDAFAKLEERFMDDSEMLQRWRTALRDAANLSGFDSKNYRNEASLVISIVDDILKRLDYDSSVFYTKNLVGLDSSIKKIENLLCTEGVRKVGIWGIGGIGKTTLAKAIFNKISRQFEDSESGGLNGMRQKLSHALLGDIHPNIGFIFPRERLSRKKVLTVFDDVIADLKQIDFLMEVSDYLDLESRIIITTRDKQVLANCGVHHIHEMKGLCFDEALQLFSIYAFKENNPIEHYIGLASSVVEHAKGVPLALKVLGSYLFDRDKERMESALANLKTHTHGSIQKVLKVSYDGLHDKEKDVFLDIACFFKGYKRDLLEAILNANNLDSHIYINVLIEKSLITTSFDTITMHELLQDMGKEIVRQESNDPGKRSRLWDHEDIFSILKGSTTIRSIRLDMSEVVELHLNPKTFNNMRNLRFLEFYGFEPEEKVTKSNSSVLRLNLRFLKNNSSNDAKKVHGFEVLKYDFS from the exons ATGCGAAGGGCCTCTCATCTAATGgcttcgtcttcttcttcatcgGTTACTCATATAAGTGCGTCTCATCtaatggcttcttcttcttcttcttcatcaattaCTCCTAGACTAGAGAATGAGGTATTCCTTAGTTTCTATGGTGAGGACACCCGGAAAAAGATTACCAGCCATCTATATGAAGCCTTATCTCGGAAAAAACTTAAAACCTTCATTGATGATAATCTTGTCAGAGCAGAAGAAATTTCTCCATCTCTTTTGAAGACAATTAAACATTCAAAGATCTcagttatcattttctctaaagggTATGCTTCGTCCAGATGGTGTCTCATAGAACTTGAAACGATAGTTAAATGTTACAAGAAGTATAATCAGATCGTACTACCGGTCTTCTATGAGGTAGATCCATCTGATGTCAGGAATCAAACTGGGGATGTTAGGGATGCATTTGCTAAGCTTGAAGAGCGTTTTATGGATGATTCAGAGATGTTGCAAAGATGGAGGACTGCTTTAAGGGATGCGGCCAACCTATCTGGTTTTGATTCAAAGAACTATAG GAATGAAGCATCACTTGTAATAAGTATTGTCGATGATATCTTGAAAAGATTAGACTATGACTCCTCTGTATTTTACACTAAGAACCTAGTTGGACTAGATTCATCGatcaagaaaattgaaaatttattatgtacaGAGGGTGTACGCAAGGTAGGCATTTGGGGCATTGGAGGCATAGGTAAGACTACTCTTGCGAAAgctatatttaacaaaatctcTAGACAGTTTGAAGATTC AGAAAGTGGGGGACTAAATGGCATGCGCCAAAAGCTCAGTCATGCACTTTTAGGGGATATACATCCCAATATTGGATTCATCTTCCCGAGAGAAAGGCTTAGCCGCAAGAAAGTTCTCACTGTGTTTGATGATGTGATTGCAGATTTAAaacaaatagattttttaatggAAGTTTCTGACTACTTGGATTTAGAAAGCCGAATAATCATAACAACAAGGGATAAACAAGTGCTAGCAAATTGTGGAGTGCATCACATACACGAGATGAAAGGCTTATGTTTTGATGAGGCTTTGCAACTTTTTTCCATATATGCCTTTAAAGAAAACAATCCAATAGAACATTATATTGGGTTAGCATCAAGTGTAGTAGAACATGCTAAAGGTGTTCCATTGGCTCTCAAAGTTTTAGGTTCCTATCTATTCGATAGGGACAAAGAAAGAATGGAAAGTGCACTAGCAAACTTAAAAACTCATACTCATGGAAGTATTCAAAAGGTGTTAAAAGTAAGTTATGATGGATTACATGATAAAGAGAAGGATGTATTTTTGGATATTGCATGTTTCTTTAAAGGGTATAAAAGAGATCTTCTAGAAGCAATCTTGAATGCTAATAACTTGGactctcatatttatataaatgttctCATTGAAAAATCTCTCATAACTACGTCATTTGACACCATAACAATGCATGAGTTACTTCAAGACATGGGTAAAGAAATTGTTCGACAAGAATCAAATGATCCTGGCAAACGTAGTCGGTTGTGGGATCATGAggatattttttcaatattgaaGG GAAGTACAACAATTCGAAGCATACGCTTGGATATGTCTGAAGTAGTAGAGTTGCATTTAAATCCCAAAACTTTCAACAACATGCGAAACCTAAGATTCTTGGAATTTTATGGGTTCGAGCCTGAAGAGAAGGTGACTAAATCTAACTCCTCTGTATTGCGCCTTAACTTAAGATTCTTGAAAAATAATAGCTCCAATGATGCAAAGAAGGTGCATGGTTTTGAGGTCCTTAAATACGATTTCAGCTAA
- the LOC123198620 gene encoding disease resistance protein RPP2B-like isoform X2, whose product MPNSKVEKLWTGNQKLVNLKYIDLSNAKHLRRMPNFSLIPNLESLILQGCTKLDRLPNDMENLRALEKLEMDDIALAEIPVFIKGLVNLKALSLARCKVQMRSSISLTDLLVLQKMESLNLVDCCIKVLTNNIGQFLSLEYLYLNQNNFESLPVSIKDLSKLRGLYLNNCQRLKSLPELPINLLYLQANNCTSLESISSLLASFLSFRYYTEEIGFVNCSKLQLDLTDLLLIIERKADEWRRSKVCTNPIPQACVCYPGSEIPNWFGCKSNDTFIELPTGWLNDNLIGFVLCVVVPSQEYQQLRISRVRFSFIVNGEISFVGTLFESKEMKAEVIQLDHVFVGYANCIFSWELQTFNLNSQGVIEFSVETMDNPTVCWVKKCGVTLLYAKDDDDDLRREGRMDRDKRLKTGHWYADNCLACYLGSWRAHRNLLSYFSEKHGDRWSPIHEGWVSIHYG is encoded by the exons ATGCCTAATAGCAAAGTTGAAAAACTGTGGACCGGTAACCAG aaacttgttaatttgaaatatattgacCTCAGTAATGCTAAGCATCTACGTAGAATGCCAAATTTTTCACTTATCCCAAATTTGGAGAGCTTGATTCTGCAAG GTTGTACCAAACTTGACAGATTGCCAAATGACATGGAAAATTTAAGAGCTTTGGAGAAACTTGAAATGGATGACATTGCTTTAGCAGAAATACCAGTGTTTATAAAAGGTTTGGTCAACCTTAAGGCATTATCTTTGGCAAGATGTAAGGTGCAAATGCGATCGAGTATCTCACTCACTGATTTACTGGTCCTCCAAAAAATGGAAAGTCTAAACCTGGTTGATTGTTGCATCAAAGTGTTAACCAACAATATTGGTCAATTTCTCTCATTGGAATATTTGTATCTTAACCAAAACAATTTTGAGAGCCTACCAGTGAGCATCAAAGACCTCTCTAAGTTGCGAGGGCTTTATTTAAACAATTGCCAAAGACTTAAATCCTTACCAGAGCTTCCTATCAATTTGCTGTATTTACAAGCAAATAATTGCACGTCTCTTGAATCAATATCAAGTCTACTGGCTTCATTCCTAAGTTTTCGGTATTATACAGAGGAAATTGGCTTCGTCAATTGTTCCAAACTCCAATTAGATCTGACAGAccttcttttgattattgagAGAAAAGCAGATGAGTGGCGTCGCTCAAAG GTATGCACTAATCCCATTCCACAAGCTTGTGTATGTTACCCTGGAAGCGAAATTCCAAACTGGTTTGGCTGTAAAAGTAATGATACTTTCATAGAGCTTCCAACAGGTTGGCTGAATGATAACTTAATTGGTTTTGTTTTATGTGTTGTTGTACCATCACAAGAATATCAACAACTTAGAATTTCCCGAGTCaggttttcttttattgttaatGGAGAGATCAGTTTCGTGGGCACGCTTTTTGAATCAAAAGAGATGAAGGCAGAGGTTATTCAATTAGATCATGTATTCGTGGGTTATGCTAATTGTATATTCTCCTGGGAATTGCAGACATTCAATTTGAATAGCCAGGGTGTTATTGAGTTCTCTGTTGAAACTATGGATAACCCTACTGTATGCTGGGTGAAAAAATGTGGAGTGACTTTGTTGTATGctaaagatgatgatgatgatttgagAAGGGAAGGAAGAATGGACAGAGACAAACGATTGAAAACTGGACATTGGTATGCTGATAATTGTTTGGCGTGTTATCTAGGTTCTTGGCGAGCACATCGTAACTTGCTGAGTTATTTCAGCGAAAAACATGGGGATAGATGGTCTCCTATTCACGAAGGATGGGTTTCTATTCACTATGGATGA
- the LOC123198620 gene encoding disease resistance-like protein DSC1 isoform X1, translating to MPNSKVEKLWTGNQVYVNSYIYCSFSLQYVCYFCCFNSFFFSQKLVNLKYIDLSNAKHLRRMPNFSLIPNLESLILQGCTKLDRLPNDMENLRALEKLEMDDIALAEIPVFIKGLVNLKALSLARCKVQMRSSISLTDLLVLQKMESLNLVDCCIKVLTNNIGQFLSLEYLYLNQNNFESLPVSIKDLSKLRGLYLNNCQRLKSLPELPINLLYLQANNCTSLESISSLLASFLSFRYYTEEIGFVNCSKLQLDLTDLLLIIERKADEWRRSKVCTNPIPQACVCYPGSEIPNWFGCKSNDTFIELPTGWLNDNLIGFVLCVVVPSQEYQQLRISRVRFSFIVNGEISFVGTLFESKEMKAEVIQLDHVFVGYANCIFSWELQTFNLNSQGVIEFSVETMDNPTVCWVKKCGVTLLYAKDDDDDLRREGRMDRDKRLKTGHWYADNCLACYLGSWRAHRNLLSYFSEKHGDRWSPIHEGWVSIHYG from the exons ATGCCTAATAGCAAAGTTGAAAAACTGTGGACCGGTAACCAGGTATATGTTAACTCATATATCTATTGCTCTTTTTCACTTCAATATGtatgttatttttgttgttttaattctttttttttttcacagaaacttgttaatttgaaatatattgacCTCAGTAATGCTAAGCATCTACGTAGAATGCCAAATTTTTCACTTATCCCAAATTTGGAGAGCTTGATTCTGCAAG GTTGTACCAAACTTGACAGATTGCCAAATGACATGGAAAATTTAAGAGCTTTGGAGAAACTTGAAATGGATGACATTGCTTTAGCAGAAATACCAGTGTTTATAAAAGGTTTGGTCAACCTTAAGGCATTATCTTTGGCAAGATGTAAGGTGCAAATGCGATCGAGTATCTCACTCACTGATTTACTGGTCCTCCAAAAAATGGAAAGTCTAAACCTGGTTGATTGTTGCATCAAAGTGTTAACCAACAATATTGGTCAATTTCTCTCATTGGAATATTTGTATCTTAACCAAAACAATTTTGAGAGCCTACCAGTGAGCATCAAAGACCTCTCTAAGTTGCGAGGGCTTTATTTAAACAATTGCCAAAGACTTAAATCCTTACCAGAGCTTCCTATCAATTTGCTGTATTTACAAGCAAATAATTGCACGTCTCTTGAATCAATATCAAGTCTACTGGCTTCATTCCTAAGTTTTCGGTATTATACAGAGGAAATTGGCTTCGTCAATTGTTCCAAACTCCAATTAGATCTGACAGAccttcttttgattattgagAGAAAAGCAGATGAGTGGCGTCGCTCAAAG GTATGCACTAATCCCATTCCACAAGCTTGTGTATGTTACCCTGGAAGCGAAATTCCAAACTGGTTTGGCTGTAAAAGTAATGATACTTTCATAGAGCTTCCAACAGGTTGGCTGAATGATAACTTAATTGGTTTTGTTTTATGTGTTGTTGTACCATCACAAGAATATCAACAACTTAGAATTTCCCGAGTCaggttttcttttattgttaatGGAGAGATCAGTTTCGTGGGCACGCTTTTTGAATCAAAAGAGATGAAGGCAGAGGTTATTCAATTAGATCATGTATTCGTGGGTTATGCTAATTGTATATTCTCCTGGGAATTGCAGACATTCAATTTGAATAGCCAGGGTGTTATTGAGTTCTCTGTTGAAACTATGGATAACCCTACTGTATGCTGGGTGAAAAAATGTGGAGTGACTTTGTTGTATGctaaagatgatgatgatgatttgagAAGGGAAGGAAGAATGGACAGAGACAAACGATTGAAAACTGGACATTGGTATGCTGATAATTGTTTGGCGTGTTATCTAGGTTCTTGGCGAGCACATCGTAACTTGCTGAGTTATTTCAGCGAAAAACATGGGGATAGATGGTCTCCTATTCACGAAGGATGGGTTTCTATTCACTATGGATGA
- the LOC123198618 gene encoding cytochrome P450 81Q32-like has translation MQDTAILYSSLSLLFIILALKLLIHSRKSRKNLPPSPPSLPILGHLRLIKHPMHRSLHKLSQKYGPIMSLRFGSRPVTIVSSLTVAEECFTKNDIILANRPKLLIGKHLGYNYTTLPQSPYGDHWRNLRRIAAIEVFSSHRLNMFLSIRREEIRQLLKKLSCGSLQGFSKVQLKTMFSELTFNIMMRMVAGKRYYGDEVEDEEEARGFRKTVKEAVSYAGVSNPGDFLPILNWIDGGDFQKKISRISKNVDGFLQGLIDEHRCKKSNLESMNTMIDHLLTLQESQPEYYTDQIIKGLVLAMLLAGTDTSSVTLEWAMSNLVNHPEILKKARTELDTQIGQARLMDEPDLSKVPYVQSIVSETLRLYPAAPLLLPHMPSDDCTVGGYDVPRETILLVNAWAIHRDHTLWNDPNDFKPERFLNDESQAHKLIMPFGLGRRTCPGAGLAQRVVGLALGSLIQCFEWERIGEEMVDMAEGKGITMPKAEALEVMCRARPIVNNVLYGSD, from the exons ATGCAAGACACAGCCATCCTCTActcatctctttctcttctcttcatcatTCTCGCTTTGAAATTGCTGATTCATTCAAGAAAAAGCCGCAAAAATCTCCCTCCAAGCCCGCCTTCATTACCCATTCTAGGGCACCTTCGCCTCATCAAACACCCTATGCATCGCTCTCTGCACAAACTGTCACAAAAATATGGCCCCATCATGTCCCTTCGATTCGGCTCCCGCCCTGTGACAATAGTTTCATCCCTAACAGTTGCTGAGGAATGTTTTACgaaaaacgatatcattttagcCAATCGCCCAAAGTTACTCATCGGCAAGCACCTTGGCTATAACTACACCACTCTTCCGCAATCCCCCTACGGTGATCACTGGCGCAACCTTCGTCGCATAGCTGCCATTGAAGTGTTCTCATCACATCgtcttaacatgtttttatcCATCAGAAGGGAAGAAATCAGACAGCTACTAAAAAAACTGTCTTGTGGATCACTACAAGGGTTTTCAAAGGTGCAGCTTAAAACAATGTTTTCAGagttaacttttaatattatgatgAGAATGGTAGCAGGGAAGCGGTACTACGGCGATGAAGTGGAGGATGAAGAAGAGGCTAGGGGGTTTAGGAAGACTGTTAAGGAGGCTGTATCATATGCTGGGGTCTCGAATCCAGGAGATTTCTTGCCCATCTTGAATTGGATTGATGGTGGTGATTTTCAGAAGAAAATTTCAAGGATTAGTAAAAACGTTGATGGGTTTTTGCAAGGTTTAATTGATGAACATAGATGCAAAAAGAGTAATTTAGAGAGCATGAATACTATGATTGATCATCTGCTTACATTGCAAGAATCACAGCCAGAGTATTACACTGATCAAATTATCAAAGGCCTTGTTCTG GCAATGCTATTAGCGGGAACAGATACATCATCAGTTACATTAGAATGGGCAATGTCAAATTTGGTGAATCACCCAGAAATATTGAAGAAAGCAAGAACAGAATTAGACACTCAAATTGGCCAAGCTCGTTTGATGGATGAACCTGATCTATCTAAAGTGCCATATGTTCAAAGCATTGTATCAGAGACTCTTCGACTCTATCCAGCAGCTCCACTTCTGCTTCCTCACATGCCATCCGATGACTGCACTGTAGGGGGATACGATGTGCCACGTGAAACAATTTTATTGGTCAATGCATGGGCCATTCATAGAGACCACACTCTGTGGAATGACCCCAACGACTTCAAACCCGAGAGGTTTTTAAATGACGAAAGTCAGGCCCACAAGCTAATAATGCCATTCGGACTCGGAAGGCGGACCTGTCCTGGAGCAGGCCTGGCCCAGCGGGTTGTCGGATTGGCTTTGGGGTCGTTGATTCAGTGCTTTGAGTGGGAAAGGATTGGTGAAGAAATGGTTGATATGGCTGAAGGAAAAGGTATCACCATGCCCAAAGCCGAAGCATTGGAGGTCATGTGTAGAGCTCGTCCCATCGTAAATAATGTTCTCTACGGCTCTGATTAG